The following proteins are co-located in the Eleginops maclovinus isolate JMC-PN-2008 ecotype Puerto Natales chromosome 1, JC_Emac_rtc_rv5, whole genome shotgun sequence genome:
- the sdf4 gene encoding 45 kDa calcium-binding protein, whose amino-acid sequence MAVWRKLWCRNLLSVSLLFCILLHTIDVHARPANMSAAKEKSPVPKDDNEILPPDHLNGVKMELDGHLNKDFHQEVFLGKEIEEFEEDSEPRRNRKKLIEIFTKVDFNKDRSVSAKEMQRWIMEKTEEHFQEAMVENKNSFRAVDPDADGHVTWDEYRVKFLASKGFNEKEMAEKVKNNEDLKLDEETQEVLESLKDRWFQADNNPNDQLLNEQEFLSFLHPEHSKGMLQYMVKEIVRDLDQDGDKKLTLSEFISLPVGTVENQQAQDIDDDWVRERKKEFEDVIDSDRDGIVTMAELEEYMDPMNEHNALNEAKQMIAVADENQNHNLELEEILKYSEYFTGSKLMDYARNVHEEF is encoded by the exons ATGGCTGTTTGGAGGAAACTGTGGTGCAGAAACCTGCTGTCGGTGTCCCTGCTGTTCTGCATCCTGCTCCACACCATAGATGTTCACGCGCGGCCGGCCAACATGTCGGCGGCTAAAGAAAAATCTCCCGTGCCTAAGGACGACAATGAGATTCTTCCCCCGGACCACCTGAACGGGGTGAAGATGGAGTTGGACGGCCACCTCAACAAGGACTTCCACCAGGAGGTTTTCCTGGGAAAAGAGATCGAGGAATTCGAGGAGGACTCAGAGCcgaggaggaacaggaagaagCTGATTGAGATTTTCACAAA AGTTGATTTCAACAAGGACAGGAGCGTAAGCGCCAAAGAGATGCAGCGCTGGATCATGGAGAAGACGGAGGAGCACTTCCAGGAGGCCATGGTGGAGAACAAGAACAGTTTCCGTGCCGTGGACCCCGATGCTGACG GTCATGTGACTTGGGACGAATACAGAGTGAAATTCCTGGCCAGCAAAGGTTTCAACGAGAAGGAAATGGCCGAGAAAGTGAAGAATAATGAAGATCTGAAACTGGATGAGGAAA CTCAGGAGGTTTTGGAGAGCCTGAAGGACCGCTGGTTTCAGGCGGACAACAACCCCAACGACCAGCTGCTGAACGAGCAGGAGTTCCTGTCCTTCCTCCATCCTGAGCACAGCAAGGGCATGCTGCAATACATGGTCAAGGAGATTGTGCGCGACCTAG ACCAGGACGGTGATAAGAAGCTGACTCTCTCCGAGTTCATCTCCCTACCTGTGGGCACCGTGGAGAACCAGCAGGCGCAGGACATCGATGACGACTGGGTgcgagagaggaagaaggagttCGAGGACGTCATCGACTCAGACCGGGACGGCATCGTGACCATGGCCGAACTGGAG GAGTACATGGACCCGATGAACGAGCACAACGCCCTGAACGAGGCCAAGCAGATGATTGCCGTCGCAGATGAAAATCAGAATCACAATTTGGAGCTGGAAGAGATTCTCAAGTACAGCGAATACTTCACGGGCAGCAAGCTCATGGATTACGCCAGAAATGTTCACGAGGAGTTTTAG